The DNA segment TCAATGTATTACTTCATAATATTCTTAATTATTGTCACAACAGATTATGAAAACATTGAGTACAGCAAAAATTCCAGAAATAATTCCTAGAAACTTAAAAGCGGCATTTAGAGAGAATAGATCTCCTATTTTTCCTATGAGGGGGAATAGAAATATCATAAAAAAGCTAAACACCATGCTTTGAAAAGATAGAATAGTTGCTCTGTTTTCGCTGGGAATAAGTTTGTTTAAATAATCACTGGTTACAATATACATTATAGTTTGCAGTATTTCTATAGCTATGAAAAATGCATAGGAATAGTTTGTGAAAGCTATGCACCATATGAAAATACATGTAACTATAGGTAAAAAAATTAATAAAAGACGTTCTTTAAAAAGCTGTTCTATTTTATGAACATGAGGAGCTATAAATGCATTTATTAATGAGGAAATGGCAAATATAATTCCTATTTTAAATTCATTTAAGCCATTACTTTTCCAGTAATTTTGTAAATAGTAAAAGAGGCTTGTTCCAAACACTGACATAACTTCTGCAAATACAATAAGTAAGGATATTTTCTTAGTATCTTTTACTATTTTAAAGCTATTTAAAGTTTGGTTTTTAAAAATTTTAAAGGGATGTATATTATCTAAATCTTTGTTTCTACCCACATTAGGTTCTTGAAATAACGTGGACTCTAAAAGAGCTATGCCTGCAAAAACAGCACTTAAGGCAAAGGGCCATAGATAGTTTTTGTGAGCTAAATATCCTCCTAGCATAAGAGCAAATATACAACTTATCTCTAATATCATTTCATTAAATCCATTTATTTTCATATAGCTTTTTTCTTCGCCCAACTCTTTAAGAGAATCATAAATCAGAGCTTCTCCAGCGCCAGATTCTAAGTTATAAGATATGGCTAGTATTGCGAAAGAAAGAGCAAATAGATAAAAGTTGGTGGAGAAAATCAATACAATATTACTTATAATACAGAATACTCGTCCTAAGGTTCTGCTGACATTTCTTCCGTAAATATCTGCAACAGCACCTGTAGGTACTTCCATAAGAAAAGAAGTTGTATGAAATATACCTTCTAGTAGACCAAGTTTAGCAAGGGACAAACCTTTACTAGCTAGATATATCATCCATACTCCTTGAGTTAAGTCTAATCTGTTTAGAAAAATAAACAGATAATTTAAATTTATATTTCTTCGTAAATTTTTTTTATAATCCATTTTAAAACCTCCATAATAACGCATTTAAAGTTTACTGAAAGTGTTACATTAGCCCACCCATCCCTAGTGCGTATAAAAAAACCTAAGTAGAGTCTTTCTACTTAGGTTTAATGAGGTTATAATAATATATTTCAACCGAAAAAAGTATAAAGATGCTACTTCAAGTTAGTTTACATAATATTTAATTTTGGACGCACTTTCCCTAAAGTACCCAAAATTAAATGTTACGTTCTGAACTATAGCAAGATAATCTTGCATACAGAAACTAACTTTTAAGTCCATCTTTACACCTCCTCTAATGTTTGCATAAAACAAAGTCTTACTAAATAATAAAATTATATCTACAATATTATAATACTTTAAATATTTACATAGAATAATATTTAAAATTATAACACAAATAAGTTTTTTTGAATATACCTAGATCTATAAAGTGGATAAATTAAATCATCTTGTCATTCCGAATATTGCTCCAGATAAAAAAGGAACTAACCAAATAATCCAGACTATTATACTAAATTTATGGAATTTTAATTTCATTTCTTTATTATTTTTGAACAATACTATTGATGCCCATAATGCATGGAAAAGCATTAATAGTATTGCTAGTAATCCTGTTATGCCATGAAAATTAAATTTAAAATTAGTACTAGCTATTTTACCCATGGCAGTAGTGCCTAAAGTGTCACAAATCAAACCTACCCAAAATATAATAACATGCCATTTTTTTAATGTGCCTTGTTTTTTTTCACTCCAAACTCCTATAGTGTAAAATATAAGAGCTAAATTAATAAAAAGTATTGCATAAATTAGCACTTGTATACCCTCCTTTTTGAATGAACTACGTTCATTAAATTTTAACAAAAAACATATCTTATATGATATGTTATGGAGTATTTTAATCTTTGAATGAACTATGTTCATTATAAAAGTTTAATTTATAATTGTCAATAAATAAATAAAGGTATATTTAAAAAAACTTGAATATTAATGAGGGAAAGTCTAGTATATAACCATGTTCAGTTAACAAAATTGTATAGAAATAAGTTATATTTATATATAAACTAGGAGAGGATTTCATGAATAGTTTTATTTACAATGGAAAGGAAATAAAATATACATTAAAAAGAAGTAAGCGAAAAACTATAGGTATAACTGTAACTGAGGAAGCGCATGTTATAATATCTACGCCTGCTAATTTAAAAAGTATTTATATAGATGAAATATTAGAAAAAAGAGCTGAATGGATTTTGAAAAAGTTAGAGTTAATGAAAGAAAGACAGCTTGAAAAAATATGTAGAAGATTTGAAAATGGAGAAAAGTTTTATTTACTGGGAAAAGAATATACTTTAAGAATATTAAATTGTTTTAAAAATTGTGATGATGGTAAATGTTTTTTAGATAAAGATATTTTGGTAATTGATTTCTTTGATAAACAATTAAAAGAAAGTAAATATAATAGTGAGAATGTGTATATAGAGGGGGGTAATTTATACGTTATTATTGTCAATAATTTAGATGACAACAAAACTAGAAGAAAGTATATGAAGGAAGTTATAAAAGAATTTTACTTTAAAAAGGCACTGAATTTTTTTAAAGAAAGAATGGAGTTCTTTTCTAAAAATATGGAGATCTACCCGAATAGGATAACGGTGAAAGAAGTAAAGACTTTATGGGGCAGCTGCTCATCTAAGAGAAATATAACTCTAAATTGGAAACTCATAATGGCACCACCATATATAATAGATTACGTTATAGTGCATGAACTTTGCCATATTAGGCATATGGATCACTCTAGAGATTTTTGGATGGAAGTGGCGAAGGTTATTCCAGATTATCAATATAGGAGAAAGTGGCTTAAAGAAAATGGACATTTGTGCCAATTATAATTTGAAGAGATTAACGGTATAATTTAACCTATTATCCTATAATAGAGTACTTAAAATAACTTAATGGTAAGTAAGTTAATTGCGATTAAGTTATTTATTAATTGATATAATTAAAGATACATTTGTAATAATATTTGATTTTATACAATTTACAAAAATGCTAGTATAAACGATATATCATAAGTAATACAATAAAAATTGGAGGGGATGATAAGATGAAAGGAATAATTGACAGGTTTGAAGGAAATTTTGCAGTGGTTGAATTAGATAATGAAAAAATGATAGATATAGAAAGAGCTAAAATACCTAAGGAAGCAAAAGAGGGAGATGTAATTAATATAGGAGAAGAAATAAAAGTGGATGTAGACGAAACCAAAAGAAGAAAAGATGAGATAGAGAAAATGGTAGAGGATATGTGGGAAGAATAGAGCAGCTATATAAAGAATTATCATAAAAAAGTAAAATATTAAAAGTCCTATCTTAAGTAGATAGGACTTTTAATATTTTACTTTATTGACATTTTTATTATAAATAATTAGGTAGTTAAAAAATGCTACTATAGCACTGGCTACTGCCACATATATAAGTATCTTTCCTAAATATTCGCTAAATATTAAAATAAATATAGATAAATAAAATAAAAGAGTGGAAATCTTCCCAAATATATTAGATGGAATCACCATATCTTTATTCAGAAGTAAAGTACCGCCTATTATCATTGAAAGTTCTTTTAATATTATTACCCAAAGTACCCAAGACACTATATAGTTTTTCACAGTAAGACAATATAAAACAGTTACAAGCATAAGTTTATCAGCTAAAGGATCCATAACTATTCCAAATCGAGTAACTAAATTGTGCTTTCTAGCAATATAGCCATCCAGTACGTCTGTGGCTCCAGCTATTAAAAATATGGCTATGGAAAGAAAAAGGCTGTTTTTTATAGGTGAAAAGAAAATATATGCAAAAGCTGGGACTAACGCAAGTCTAAAAACTGTTAATATATTTGGAATGTTCACGGAATCACATCCTTTCCAAAAGTATTAATAATATTATTCCCTAATGAAAACAATATATAATGAAAATAATATTTTACGTTTATACATGTAACAATAACTAATTATAGCATATAAACCTTTAATATTTAAAATATTGAATGAAATTATCCATTATTTTTGAAAAATAAAAGTAAAAGCATCAAATACGAACATAACAGTAAAAAAAATAAAAAATATTCGTATTTATTATTGACTCTGTAAATTCTGTTTGCTACTATAAATAAGGAGGTGATAACCTATGAAAAATAATTATGATGTTATTATTATAGGAGCAGGTCCAGCAGGAATATTTACTGCATTAGAAGTTACTAAAAAGAATCCTAATTTGAGTTTATTAATAATTGACAAGGGCAGAAATATAGAAAATAGAAAATGTCCTGCAAGAACTACTGGAAAATGTGTGGGATGTAAGCCTTGTGGCATAACCTATGGATGGTCTGGAGCAGGTGCCTTTTCAGATGGTAAGCTATCTTTAAGTCCAGAAGTGGGCGGAAGGCTTTTAGATTATTATACAGAAAAACAGGCTAAAGAACTTATAGATTACTGCGATGAGATTTACTTGAATTTTGGAGCAAATAAAGAAATTCACGGGATTAATAATGAAAGAGTTGAGGAAATAAAATATGGAGCAAGTAAGCACAATATAAGGCTTGTAGAATGCCCTGTAAGACATTTGGGTACAGAAAAGGCCTATGAAGTTTTAAAAGGAATGTATCATTATCTAGTAGAGAAAACAAATACAGAATTTAGTGAGCTAACAGAAGCTTTAGATATAATAGTTGAGGATAATAAGGCAGCAGGAGTCAAGGTATTAAATAAGGGTGAGGAAAAGCAAATAAATGGAAAGTTCGTTGTAGTAGCGCCAGGAAGAGGTGGAGCAGAGTGGCTTTCTAATCAAGCTAAAAAATTGGACTTAAAGGTCACAAACAATGCAGTAGATATAGGAGTCAGAGTGGAGGTACCTAATTCTGTTATGGACCACTTAACAAAAGACCTATATGAAGCTAAACTAGTTTACTATTCAGATACCTTTGATAATAAAGTTAGAACTTTCTGCATGAATCCGGGTGGAGTGGTTTCAGAGGAACACTATGATGATGGCAAAATAGCTGTAGTTAATGGTCATAGTTATTCTCAAAAGGAACTTAGAACAGAAAACACGAACTTTGCAGTGCTTGTTTCTACATCCTTTACAGAGCCTTTTAATCAGCCTATAGAGTATGGCAAATACATTGCAAAACTTGGTAATATGCTTGCGGATGATAGAATAATGGTGCAAAGATTAGGGGATTTATTAAAGGGAAGGAGAACTAATGCATCAAGAATTAAAAAATCAACTACAATACCTACTCTTAAATCAGCAGTACCAGGAGACTTAAGCTTTGTGCTTCCTCAAAGGCATTTAGTTTCCATAGTTGAAGCTCTTAAAGCTTTTGACAATATTGCGCCAGGCTTATACAGTAAAAACACACTACTTTATGGTGTGGAGGTTAAATTTTATTCAAGCAAGTTTGCTACAGATGATAATTTCAAAACATCTATAGAAAATCTATATACAATAGGAGATGGAGCTGGAATAACAAGAGGTTTGATGCAGGCATCTACTACAGGAGTAGTAGTGGCTAGGGACATTACGTCTAGAGCATAAAAATCATGAAGGATTTTTAAAAAAAGTATGCAAATGTTCGTAAAAAGTGTATAATATAATTTGTTAAAAATTTAAATCATATATTAATTAAGATTACTTTAAATTATGGTTAGAAATACTCTTATATTAAAGAGGTAAGAAAGCGAGGAATTTATATGTCTTCATTTGTAATTTTAGGTGCCCAATGGGGAGACGAAGGAAAAGGAAAGATGACTGATTACTTAGCAGAAGAGGCTCAGGTAGTTGTTAGATTCCAAGGAGGAAATAACGCAGGACATACTGTAGAGGTAGGCGATAAACAATATAAGCTTCACTTAATACCATCAGGTATATTGTATGATAATAAATTAAATGTGATAGGTAATGGTGTAGTAGTGGACCCAGAAGCTTTATTTAGCGAAATAGATTATTTAGAGGGATTAGGAGTAAGAGTTACTCCAGAAAAGCTTTTAATAAGCGATAGAGCACAACTAATAATGCCATACCACAAGATATTGGATAAGTTAAAGGAAAGCAAAAGAGGGAAAAATGACATAGGAACTACGGGAAAGGGAATAGGACCTTGTTATACAGATAAAATGGAAAGAAGCGGCATAAGAGTATGTGATATTTTAGAAGAAGATACATTTAAAGAAAAATTACAAGCTGCTTTAGATATAAAAAATCCATTTATAACTAAAGTTTTAGGCGGAGAAGCTTTAGATTTTAATGAAATATACGAAAGATATTTAGATTTTGCAGAGAGAATGAGACCATTTGTAAAAGATATATCTGTAACTGTACACGATGCTATAAAATCTGGTAAGAATGTTTTATTTGAGGGTGCTCAAGGAACACTGCTTGACATAGACTACGGAACATATCCATTTGTAACATCTTCAAACACTATAGCTGGCGGTGTTTGTACTGGAGGCGGTGTTGGACCTACTATGCTAAATAGTGCTGTAGGCATTGCTAAAGCTTACACTACAAGAGTAGGAAAGGGACCTTTCCCAACAGAGCTAGAAGATGAAATGGGTGATTGGTTAAGAGAAAAAGGTCATGAATTTGGAGTTACTACAGGAAGAGCTAGAAGATGTGGGTGGCTTGACCTTGTAATTCTAAAAAGTTCTGCAAGAATATCAGGACTTACAAGCTTTGCAGTAACTAAAATAGATACTTTAGCAGGTCTTGAAAAAATAAAGGTTTGTGTAGGCTACAAGTGCAATGGAGAAGTTATAGACTACTTCCCAGCAAGTCTAAAAAAACTAGCTCAATGTGAGCCTGTTTATGAAGAGTTTGATGGTTGGGATGAAAGTATTAAGGATGCTAGAAAATACGAAGAGCTTCCGGAAAATGCTAAGATTTATTTGAAGAAAATAGAAGAAGTTACAGGAGTTAAGGTGTCTATAGTTTCTGTAGGACCAAGAAGAGATCAAACTATAAAAGTAAGTGAAA comes from the Haloimpatiens massiliensis genome and includes:
- a CDS encoding MFS transporter, which gives rise to MDYKKNLRRNINLNYLFIFLNRLDLTQGVWMIYLASKGLSLAKLGLLEGIFHTTSFLMEVPTGAVADIYGRNVSRTLGRVFCIISNIVLIFSTNFYLFALSFAILAISYNLESGAGEALIYDSLKELGEEKSYMKINGFNEMILEISCIFALMLGGYLAHKNYLWPFALSAVFAGIALLESTLFQEPNVGRNKDLDNIHPFKIFKNQTLNSFKIVKDTKKISLLIVFAEVMSVFGTSLFYYLQNYWKSNGLNEFKIGIIFAISSLINAFIAPHVHKIEQLFKERLLLIFLPIVTCIFIWCIAFTNYSYAFFIAIEILQTIMYIVTSDYLNKLIPSENRATILSFQSMVFSFFMIFLFPLIGKIGDLFSLNAAFKFLGIISGIFAVLNVFIICCDNN
- a CDS encoding HsmA family protein → MLIYAILFINLALIFYTIGVWSEKKQGTLKKWHVIIFWVGLICDTLGTTAMGKIASTNFKFNFHGITGLLAILLMLFHALWASIVLFKNNKEMKLKFHKFSIIVWIIWLVPFLSGAIFGMTR
- a CDS encoding M48 family metallopeptidase yields the protein MNSFIYNGKEIKYTLKRSKRKTIGITVTEEAHVIISTPANLKSIYIDEILEKRAEWILKKLELMKERQLEKICRRFENGEKFYLLGKEYTLRILNCFKNCDDGKCFLDKDILVIDFFDKQLKESKYNSENVYIEGGNLYVIIVNNLDDNKTRRKYMKEVIKEFYFKKALNFFKERMEFFSKNMEIYPNRITVKEVKTLWGSCSSKRNITLNWKLIMAPPYIIDYVIVHELCHIRHMDHSRDFWMEVAKVIPDYQYRRKWLKENGHLCQL
- a CDS encoding DUF3006 domain-containing protein — encoded protein: MKGIIDRFEGNFAVVELDNEKMIDIERAKIPKEAKEGDVINIGEEIKVDVDETKRRKDEIEKMVEDMWEE
- the pgsA gene encoding CDP-diacylglycerol--glycerol-3-phosphate 3-phosphatidyltransferase, whose amino-acid sequence is MNIPNILTVFRLALVPAFAYIFFSPIKNSLFLSIAIFLIAGATDVLDGYIARKHNLVTRFGIVMDPLADKLMLVTVLYCLTVKNYIVSWVLWVIILKELSMIIGGTLLLNKDMVIPSNIFGKISTLLFYLSIFILIFSEYLGKILIYVAVASAIVAFFNYLIIYNKNVNKVKY
- a CDS encoding NAD(P)/FAD-dependent oxidoreductase; protein product: MKNNYDVIIIGAGPAGIFTALEVTKKNPNLSLLIIDKGRNIENRKCPARTTGKCVGCKPCGITYGWSGAGAFSDGKLSLSPEVGGRLLDYYTEKQAKELIDYCDEIYLNFGANKEIHGINNERVEEIKYGASKHNIRLVECPVRHLGTEKAYEVLKGMYHYLVEKTNTEFSELTEALDIIVEDNKAAGVKVLNKGEEKQINGKFVVVAPGRGGAEWLSNQAKKLDLKVTNNAVDIGVRVEVPNSVMDHLTKDLYEAKLVYYSDTFDNKVRTFCMNPGGVVSEEHYDDGKIAVVNGHSYSQKELRTENTNFAVLVSTSFTEPFNQPIEYGKYIAKLGNMLADDRIMVQRLGDLLKGRRTNASRIKKSTTIPTLKSAVPGDLSFVLPQRHLVSIVEALKAFDNIAPGLYSKNTLLYGVEVKFYSSKFATDDNFKTSIENLYTIGDGAGITRGLMQASTTGVVVARDITSRA
- a CDS encoding adenylosuccinate synthase — its product is MSSFVILGAQWGDEGKGKMTDYLAEEAQVVVRFQGGNNAGHTVEVGDKQYKLHLIPSGILYDNKLNVIGNGVVVDPEALFSEIDYLEGLGVRVTPEKLLISDRAQLIMPYHKILDKLKESKRGKNDIGTTGKGIGPCYTDKMERSGIRVCDILEEDTFKEKLQAALDIKNPFITKVLGGEALDFNEIYERYLDFAERMRPFVKDISVTVHDAIKSGKNVLFEGAQGTLLDIDYGTYPFVTSSNTIAGGVCTGGGVGPTMLNSAVGIAKAYTTRVGKGPFPTELEDEMGDWLREKGHEFGVTTGRARRCGWLDLVILKSSARISGLTSFAVTKIDTLAGLEKIKVCVGYKCNGEVIDYFPASLKKLAQCEPVYEEFDGWDESIKDARKYEELPENAKIYLKKIEEVTGVKVSIVSVGPRRDQTIKVSEI